In Spirosoma pollinicola, the genomic window GTAGTCGACACCAAAACTTACCAGGTTATCAAACGTATTCCAACCGTAACGCCCTTTTCGCCCAATATCGCGGCCACCTTCGACGGGCAGCAGGTTTGGTTCACCCACAAGGATGAGGGCAAAGTAAGCGTGGTGAATGCCCAGACCTACGAAACCGAAGGCGTCATCGACACCGGACCGGGCACCAACCACGTCAACTTCGCGGGGGCGGAGGGCGGCTCGCGCTACAGCGGCAGTGCCGCCGGGGCGTTTGCCTACGTGACGGTGGGCGGGGAAAACGTGGTGAAAGTCTACAGCCGCAGCCGTCAGTTGGTGGCCACGATTCCGGTCGGCCCGAATCCCCACGGGATATGGCCCTCGGGCGACGGCAGTAAACTGTACGTAGGGCTGGAGAACGGCGACGCGGTTGATGTCATTGATACGAAGACCAACACCAAAATTCGGCAGATACCGGGCGGGCAGGCCCCGCAGGCACTGGTGTATGCCGTCCGGGCGATACCCGACGGATCGACCGGGCTAGCCAATCTGGAGGCTTTCGTACCAACCACACCGGTAAACGTGCGGCTGACGCCCAACGGGACGCCACCCGTTCCGGGCGTCGGGGGCGGGGCTACCGTGCGCACCATCGGGGGGATCGACGAGCTGGTTCTGGCCCTCAAAAAGCTGACGCCCGACACAGCATACACGCTCTACCTGTCCGACCAGAAAAGCATGGCGGTCAACCCCGAAGCGGTGGTAGCGTTTAAAACGGATGACAAAGGCGCGGTGGAAATCAATGCGTACTACCAGATTAAACTGCGACTGGCGGGGCGGTTCTTGGTGGTGCTGCAGGGCGATAAAAATCCGGCCGGTGCCGTGGTTCTGAGTACGCCCTGATGGTTATTGAAAAGGTGAGTTAACCCCGACACTTTAAAACACCTTCTTCCCGGTTTGGCTAATCCATTTTTAGCCGTTCACTCCTATCGTTCTATGCTCGATTTTCGCCTGAATGTCTTTTACACGGTGGCCAAACGGCTCAGTTTCACCAAAGCAGCCGCCGACCTATTCGTGACCCAGCCCGCCATTACCAAACACATTCAGGAACTCGAAAGCCAGTTTGGCACGGCCCTTTTCGACCGGCGGGGTAACCAGGTTAGTCTTACTAGGGCCGGTCAGGTGCTGTTTCGCCACGCTGAAGGAATCATTGCGATTTACCAGCAGGCCGAATTCGACATGAATACACTCAAGGGCCGGGTAGGCGGACAGCTGCGGCTGGGGGCCAGTTCGACCATTGCCCAGTACGTCATTCCGGCGGTACTGGCCCGCTTTCAGGAGCACACGCCCGAGGTGAAGCTATCCCTGCTCAGCGGCAACACCGAACAGATCGAACAGGCCCTGCTGGGCAACGACATCGATCTGGGCTTAGTGGAAGGCCGCACCCACCACAGCGATGTTCGCTATACGCCCTTTGTCAAAGACGAACTGGTACTGGTTTGCCGGGACGACCACCCGTTGGCCGGGCGGGATGAGCTGACGCTGGATGAGTTGAAAACCATTCCGCTGGTGCTGCGCGAACGCGGTTCTGGCTCACTCGAAGTAGTCGAACACGCCCTGCGAAAGGCGGGGCTGCGCCTGACCGACCTCACCGTCGGTATGCAGCTGGGCAGCACCGAAGGAATCAAATCGTATCTGGGCAGTTCAAAGAGCATGGCCTTTGTGTCCATTTTTGCGGTGCAGGATGAACTCAAATCGGGTGCGTTGCGAGTGCTGGATGTGGCCGGTTTAGCGATACAGCGCGATTTTTACGCCATTCAGTTGCAAGGGGTAAGCGAGGGGCTGGCCGATACGTTTATGCGCTTTACGAGGCATCACTATAACCGAAAGTAATCACCTATGAGCAGGGATGATTGGCCCCGCACCCAGCGGCCGGGTACCTTTGATCCATCAATAAAGTAACCGGTTATGAATCCGACAACAACGCCCCGCACTCCTTTCCTCAAGCATATTGACACCCTGCGTTCGCATACCTTCACCACCCGCGAACTCATTTTTGGGACCGCGCTGGTGCTTTGCCTGACTCCGATTATGTCGTCCCCACTGGCCTTGTTGCTGGGATTGCTGATGGCGCAGTTT contains:
- a CDS encoding YncE family protein, with product MKIPVLLMAVGLSVLTACQDHMLTPVTTPDAGPVGVTGQDRVYTADQSSNTVSVFDPSTDKLLGVIRFGIARPNDFSPLYDREANVHGLGISPDNRTLGVVSTLTNSVSFVDLTTNKIKGKVYVGRNPHEGFFTPDGKQFWLTVRGEDYVSVIDVEKLQEVRRIETAKGPGMVVFRPDGKVAFVNHSFTAELDVVDTKTYQVIKRIPTVTPFSPNIAATFDGQQVWFTHKDEGKVSVVNAQTYETEGVIDTGPGTNHVNFAGAEGGSRYSGSAAGAFAYVTVGGENVVKVYSRSRQLVATIPVGPNPHGIWPSGDGSKLYVGLENGDAVDVIDTKTNTKIRQIPGGQAPQALVYAVRAIPDGSTGLANLEAFVPTTPVNVRLTPNGTPPVPGVGGGATVRTIGGIDELVLALKKLTPDTAYTLYLSDQKSMAVNPEAVVAFKTDDKGAVEINAYYQIKLRLAGRFLVVLQGDKNPAGAVVLSTP
- a CDS encoding LysR family transcriptional regulator, encoding MLDFRLNVFYTVAKRLSFTKAAADLFVTQPAITKHIQELESQFGTALFDRRGNQVSLTRAGQVLFRHAEGIIAIYQQAEFDMNTLKGRVGGQLRLGASSTIAQYVIPAVLARFQEHTPEVKLSLLSGNTEQIEQALLGNDIDLGLVEGRTHHSDVRYTPFVKDELVLVCRDDHPLAGRDELTLDELKTIPLVLRERGSGSLEVVEHALRKAGLRLTDLTVGMQLGSTEGIKSYLGSSKSMAFVSIFAVQDELKSGALRVLDVAGLAIQRDFYAIQLQGVSEGLADTFMRFTRHHYNRK